One window from the genome of Dermacentor silvarum isolate Dsil-2018 chromosome 7, BIME_Dsil_1.4, whole genome shotgun sequence encodes:
- the LOC119458038 gene encoding rRNA-processing protein FCF1 homolog isoform X2, with amino-acid sequence MAKVKATQKAAKMKRMISLRDQRLKAKDRLPPKKKKKEDPHAIKVSEAPHYSSALFFKYNTQLGPPFRILIDTNFINFAIKNKLDVIQSMMDCLYAKCIPYVTDCVIGELEKLGSKYRVALRIAKDPRFVRLPCLHRGTYADDCLVERITQHKCYIVATCDKDLKRRIRKVPGVPIMYIYQRRFSIERMPDAYGAPKV; translated from the exons ATG GCCAAGGTGAAGGCGACTCAGAAGGCTGCCAAAATGAAGCGTATGATCAGCCTGCGAGACCAAAGGCT GAAAGCAAAGGATCGTCTGCcaccaaaaaagaagaaaaaggaagacCCTCATGCCATCAAAGTTTCAGAGgc GCCACACTACTcctcggcgctgttcttcaaGTACAACACACAGCTGGGACCTCCGTTCCGGATCCTGATCGACACAAACTTCATCAACTTTGCCATCAAAAACAAGCTGGACGTCATCCAGTCAATGATGGACTGCCTGTATGCCAAGT GCATCCCATACGTGACTGACTGTGTCATTGGTGAACTTGAGAAGCTGGGCAGCAAGTACAGGGTTGCTCTCAG AATAGCCAAGGACCCGAGATTTGTGCGACTTCCTTGCCTTCACCGGGGTACATACGCTGATGACTGCCTCGTGGAGAGAATCACACag CACAAGTGCTACATCGTGGCTACGTGCGACAAAGACCTGAAACGACGGATACGCAAGGTGCCCGGTGTGCCCATCATGTACATCTACCAGAGGCG gttttccaTTGAAAGAATGCCAGATGCATATGGTGCTCCAAAGGTTTGA
- the LOC119458038 gene encoding rRNA-processing protein FCF1 homolog isoform X3, with protein MAKVKATQKAAKMKRMISLRDQRLKAKDRLPPKKKKKEDPHAIKVSEAPHYSSALFFKYNTQLGPPFRILIDTNFINFAIKNKLDVIQSMMDCLYAKCIPYVTDCVIGELEKLGSKYRVALRIAKDPRFVRLPCLHRGTYADDCLVERITQHKCYIVATCDKDLKRRIRKVPGVPIMYIYQRRFSIERMPDAYGAPKV; from the exons GCCAAGGTGAAGGCGACTCAGAAGGCTGCCAAAATGAAGCGTATGATCAGCCTGCGAGACCAAAGGCT GAAAGCAAAGGATCGTCTGCcaccaaaaaagaagaaaaaggaagacCCTCATGCCATCAAAGTTTCAGAGgc GCCACACTACTcctcggcgctgttcttcaaGTACAACACACAGCTGGGACCTCCGTTCCGGATCCTGATCGACACAAACTTCATCAACTTTGCCATCAAAAACAAGCTGGACGTCATCCAGTCAATGATGGACTGCCTGTATGCCAAGT GCATCCCATACGTGACTGACTGTGTCATTGGTGAACTTGAGAAGCTGGGCAGCAAGTACAGGGTTGCTCTCAG AATAGCCAAGGACCCGAGATTTGTGCGACTTCCTTGCCTTCACCGGGGTACATACGCTGATGACTGCCTCGTGGAGAGAATCACACag CACAAGTGCTACATCGTGGCTACGTGCGACAAAGACCTGAAACGACGGATACGCAAGGTGCCCGGTGTGCCCATCATGTACATCTACCAGAGGCG gttttccaTTGAAAGAATGCCAGATGCATATGGTGCTCCAAAGGTTTGA